One window of the Natranaerobius trueperi genome contains the following:
- a CDS encoding aldo/keto reductase, with amino-acid sequence MQYIINNAINLGVNYIDTAPSYGNGGSEENIGEVMKERRTEVTLATKSKERTYDGTMRSFEDSLERLKTDFIDIYLVHS; translated from the coding sequence ATGCAATATATTATCAATAATGCAATTAATTTAGGAGTTAACTATATTGATACAGCTCCTTCATATGGAAATGGTGGAAGTGAAGAAAATATTGGTGAAGTAATGAAAGAAAGAAGAACTGAGGTTACATTAGCTACAAAATCTAAAGAAAGAACATATGACGGTACTATGCGTTCTTTTGAAGATAGTTTAGAAAGACTTAAAACTGACTTTATAGACATATATCTAGTTCATTCATGA
- a CDS encoding FMN-binding protein has translation MSSVMCLLLVLIMCLSSCGYDALDEGYKDGTYETSAEGYGGNIYVEVTIIDGEITDIEIIDHEESEGISDPAFERIPKEVIEEQGVEGVDVVGGATKTSEALIEAIEEALNEAS, from the coding sequence ATGTCATCAGTAATGTGTCTATTACTAGTTTTAATAATGTGTTTAAGTAGTTGTGGCTATGATGCGCTAGATGAGGGATATAAAGATGGTACATACGAAACATCAGCAGAAGGATATGGAGGAAATATTTATGTGGAAGTAACCATTATAGACGGTGAAATAACTGATATAGAAATTATCGATCACGAAGAAAGTGAGGGGATATCTGATCCAGCTTTTGAACGTATTCCAAAAGAAGTAATTGAAGAACAAGGGGTAGAAGGTGTAGATGTTGTAGGTGGGGCAACTAAAACTAGTGAAGCTTTGATTGAAGCAATAGAAGAAGCACTTAATGAAGCCAGTTAA
- a CDS encoding FMN-binding protein, producing MKKILLITVLGAMLVMVGCGAEADGEKVGEFADGSYDATASGHEGDITLEVLIEDGEIADIEILEEQETEGIADPAFESILEEVIENQGTEDVDTISGATATSEALLEAIETALDEA from the coding sequence ATGAAAAAGATACTACTTATCACTGTACTAGGAGCTATGCTAGTTATGGTAGGATGTGGTGCAGAAGCCGATGGTGAAAAGGTTGGAGAATTTGCTGATGGATCCTATGATGCTACTGCTAGTGGACATGAGGGCGACATTACATTAGAAGTGCTAATCGAAGATGGTGAGATTGCTGATATCGAAATATTAGAAGAACAAGAAACTGAAGGAATCGCAGATCCTGCATTTGAAAGTATTCTTGAAGAAGTTATTGAAAATCAGGGGACTGAAGATGTAGATACCATTTCCGGTGCGACAGCTACAAGTGAAGCCCTCCTTGAGGCTATTGAAACTGCTTTAGATGAAGCATAG
- a CDS encoding DUF421 domain-containing protein, with protein sequence MELGDLWQLLVRSITTVFFLWVFMVLIGRRLMGELSVFDFVIAITIGNIAGADLPDLSIPHIPTLISIILLGGILRLTNIGIMHSPWLNRMVTFSPTVVIQEGVILKDNLKKLMLRVDDVLPMLRKQGIFNLNEIDSAVLEPTGNLSVKKKCQFDTTTKKDLNISTVSTKINSGFPLVIVLDGTVEDKSLKLIGKSENWLKTELEVYGVTDISKVFLAVLNSDGSWYITQNTSTDELPNINVKI encoded by the coding sequence TTGGAACTAGGAGATCTTTGGCAGTTATTAGTCCGAAGTATAACAACTGTTTTCTTCCTGTGGGTATTTATGGTTCTGATTGGTAGAAGATTAATGGGAGAATTATCTGTTTTTGATTTTGTTATTGCTATTACCATAGGAAACATAGCTGGTGCTGACTTACCGGATCTTTCTATACCACATATCCCTACATTAATTTCTATAATTTTGTTAGGGGGGATATTAAGGTTAACTAATATTGGAATAATGCATTCCCCCTGGCTTAACAGAATGGTCACTTTCTCTCCGACTGTAGTAATACAAGAAGGGGTTATACTGAAAGATAACTTAAAAAAGTTAATGTTAAGAGTTGATGATGTTTTACCAATGCTTAGAAAACAAGGTATATTTAATTTAAATGAAATTGATTCTGCAGTTTTAGAACCAACTGGGAACTTAAGTGTTAAAAAAAAGTGTCAATTTGATACTACTACTAAAAAGGATCTTAATATTTCTACGGTATCTACAAAAATTAATAGTGGATTTCCTTTAGTTATAGTACTAGATGGAACTGTAGAAGACAAAAGTTTGAAGCTAATAGGAAAAAGCGAAAACTGGTTAAAAACAGAATTAGAAGTATATGGTGTAACTGATATCTCAAAAGTGTTTTTAGCAGTACTAAATAGTGATGGTTCTTGGTATATTACTCAAAATACATCTACCGATGAGTTACCAAACATTAATGTGAAAATTTAA